One Phragmites australis chromosome 23, lpPhrAust1.1, whole genome shotgun sequence DNA window includes the following coding sequences:
- the LOC133906411 gene encoding uncharacterized protein LOC133906411 produces the protein MSGNPVGVDNTSRRKFDKEEYLERARQRERQEKEEARKGKERGPPVQRQPLKHRDYEVDLESRLGKTQVVTPIAPLSQQAGYYCSVCECVVKDSANYLDHINGKKHQRALGMSMRVERASLEQVQKRFESLKKRKDPSTFSEQDLDERILKQQQEEEERKRQRKEKKKEKKKEQAARHEPEDIDPDVAAMMGFGGFGSSKK, from the exons ATGTCTGGAAAT CCGGTCGGTGTGGATAACACTTCTCGTAGAAAATTTGACAAGGAAGAGTATTTGGAGCGAGCTCGACAGAGGGAGCGGCAGGAGAAG GAGGAAGCCCGGAAAGGCAAGG AAAGAGGCCCTCCTGTGCAAAGACAACCTTTGAAGCACAGAGACTATGAAGTTGATCTCGAGTCTCGTCTTGGAAAGACTCAG gTGGTGACCCCAATTGCACCATTGAGTCAGCAG GCTGGTTACTACTGTTCTGTATGTGAATGTGTTGTTAAAGATTCAGCCAACTATTTGGATCATATAAATGGCAAGAAGC ATCAGAGAGCATTGGGCATGTCTATGCGTGTTGAAAGGGCATCACTTGAACAG GTTCAGAAAAGGTTTGAGTCACTTAAAAAGAGGAAGGACCCAAGCACCTTTAGTGAACAAg ATTTGGATGAGCGAATATTGAAACAAcaacaagaggaggaggagaggaagaggcaacgcaaagaaaagaagaaagagaagaaa AAAGAGCAGGCAGCCCGGCATGAACCTGAGGACATCGACCCTGACGTTGCTGCCATGATGGGTTTTGGAGGGTTCGGTTCCTCGAAGAAGTGA
- the LOC133905779 gene encoding protein transport protein SEC24 B-like — MASSSPPAPPTSRPPPPFAPQNPKPVPGSLPAAFSSMQISRAPPPFAAPGGPPPGNGPAATSSIRAPPPGARPFLGSLPPPPFAARPAAPLQQPPPPFGGPPATLASQPQMQMQRPTFGGLLSGPRSQVQRAPFGEPPSGVPQQPPSFGGPPAAASQPDPFSGPPAATSQPPPFGGPPAAVSQLSPFGGPPPAAAPAQPAPIGGALYSAAQPPPFGGPPGAVPQTAPSGGLRPPFGWPPAQSQQVQFGGPPQFGGPRPGAQPPPFGAQAAPISQAPPFMGPPGGNAPTFVPPGWQGQSRPGAVPGGMQPSMRMSGMPGGMAPNALGQGMLPASTPTMPYSPHAGAQVSTPSKIDPNQIPRPIPETSVIIFETRQGGQAAVPPAASSEFIVKDTGNCNPRLMRCTMNQIPCTGDLLTTSGMPLALLVQPFALPHPSEEPIQLVDFGDMGPIRCSRCKAYINPFMRFIDQGKQFICNLCGFSNDTPREYFCNLGPDGRRRDADDRPELCRGTVEFIATKEFLVRDPMPAVYFFLIDVSMNAVHTGATAAACSAISQALSDLPEGPRTMVGIATFDSAIHFYSLKRAQQLPLMLIVPDVQDVYTPLQTDLILPISECCENLEQLLESIPNMFENNRVADSAFGAAMKASFLAMKSTGGKLLVFQSVLPSVGIGSLSAREADGRSNISTADKEAHKLLQPVDKTLKTMALEFAEYQVCVDVFLTTQSYVDIASISVVPNTTGGRVYYYYPFSALSDPAKLFNDLRWNISRPQGFEAVMRVRCSQGLQVQDYFGNFCKRVPTDIDLPAIDSDKTIMVTFKHDDKLQENSECAFQCALLYTTVFGQRRIRVINLSLSCTNMLSNLFRYADLETQFTYVVKQAANGIPSTPLSQVRDQVTNTCISILQSYRKYCTSVSSSGQLILPEALKLLPLYTLALTKSIGLCNDGRLDDRSYWASIVSSISVLLAIQLVFPRMIALHDLTSRDDDDSLIPSPLTLNSENIHDDGVYLLENGEDGYIYVGNSVDPVTIEQIFGVSSLAGVSNQLVLEQFDNELSRKVNEVVNEIRRQRCSYLRLRLCKKGDPSGDFFRSLLVEDKAPGGLSYVEFLVHVHRQIQSKMT, encoded by the exons AtggcgtcgtcgtcgccgccggcgcctcccacgtcgaggccgccgccgccattcgCCCCGCAAAACCCTAAACCGGTGCCCGGCTCCCTCCCGGCGGCCTTCTCCAGCATGCAGATCTCCCGCGCGCCCCCGCCCTTCGCAGCCCCCGGCGGGCCGCCTCCCGGGAACGGCCCCGCCGCGACCTCGTCGATCCGCGCGCCGCCTCCCGGCGCCCGACCGTTCCTTGGCAGCcttccgcctccaccgttcgcCGCCCGGCCTGCAGCACCCTTGcagcagcctccgcctcccttCGGCGGCCCGCCGGCCACGCTGGCGTCGCAGCCCCAGATGCAGATGCAGCGGCCCACATTCGGTGGTCTGCTGTCCGGTCCGCGGTCGCAGGTGCAGCGGGCACCATTCGGTGAACCGCCCTCGGGAGTACCGCAGCAGCCGCCGTCGTTCGGTGGGCCGCCCGCGGCTGCGTCTCAACCTGACCCGTTCAGTGGGCCACCCGCGGCGACGTCTCAGCCACCCCCGTTCGGCGGACCACCTGCAGCGGTGTCACAGCTTTCCCCGTTtggcgggcctcctccagcagcagcaccagCTCAACCGGCTCCGATCGGCGGGGCGCTGTATTCCGCAGCTCAGCCACCACCATTTGGTGGGCCGCCGGGGGCAGTGCCTCAAACAGCACCCTCTGGCGGGTTGAGACCGCCATTTGGTTGGCCACCAGCACAGTCGCAGCAGGTGCAGTTTGGTGGGCCACCGCAGTTTGGAGGACCAAGACCAGGTGCGCAGCCTCCGCCATTTGGGGCTCAGGCTGCGCCTATCTCGCAGGCACCACCATTCATGGGGCCTCCAGGGGGTAATGCTCCAACATTTGTGCCTCCAGGGTGGCAGGGCCAATCACGACCA GGAGCTGTGCCTGGTGGTATGCAGCCATCTATGAGAATGTCTGGCATGCCTGGTGGCATGGCGCCCAATGCCCTTGGCCAAGGGATGCTGCCTGCGTCAACACCCACCATGCCATACTCTCCCCATGCTGGAGCCCAGGTCTCAACCCCATCCAAAATTGACCCTAATCAAATTCCACGGCCAATTCCTGAGACATCGGTCATCATCTTTGAGACCCGGCAAGGTGGCCAAGCTGCTGTCCCACCG GCTGCCTCCAGTGAATTTATCGTGAAGGACACTGGCAATTGCAACCCCCGTTTGATGAGGTGCACCATGAATCAG ATACCATGTACAGGGGATCTCCTGACAACATCAGGAATGCCATTGGCCTTGTTGGTGCAACCTTTCGCTCTTCCTCATCCATCCGAGGAGCCTATCCAG CTTGTAGATTTTGGAGACATGGGCCCCATTAGGTGTTCGCGCTGCAAAGCATACATAAATCCTTTCATGAGATTCATTGATCAAGGGAAACAGTTTATATGTAACTTATGTG GATTTAGCAATGATACTCCAAGGGAGTACTTCTGCAACTTGGGCCCTGATGGTAGGCGACGTGATGCCGATGACAGGCCTGAGTTATGTAGAGGAACAGTTGAATTCATTGCAACCAAGGAGTTTCTG GTTCGTGACCCAATGCCTGCTGTATATTTCTTCCTTATTGATGTCTCCATGAATGCTGTACATACCGGTGCAACTGCTGCAGCCTGCAGTGCAATTTCCCAGGCCCTTTCAGACCTTCCT GAAGGCCCTCGAACTATGGTTGGAATTGCTACATTCGATTCTGCTATTCACTTCTACAGCCTTAAACGAGCTCAACAACTG CCTTTGATGCTTATTGTTCCTGATGTCCAAGATGTGTACACTCCACTTCAAACGGACCTAATTCTCCCAATTTCTGAG TGCTGTGAGAATTTGGAGCAACTACTGGAGAGCATCCCAAACATGTTTGAGAACAACAGGGTTGCTGATTCGGCATTCGGTGCTGCTATGAAG GCAAGTTTTCTAGCTATGAAGTCAACTGGTGGAAAGTTGCTTGTGTTTCAGTCAG TGCTACCATCAGTTGGGATTGGTTCATTGTCTGCTAGGGAAGCTGATGGTAGATCAAATATTTCCACTGCAGATAAG GAAGCACATAAGCTCCTGCAGCCTGTTGATAAGACTCTCAAGACAATGGCACTAGAATTTGCTGAGTACCAA GTTTGTGTAGATGTGTTCCTTACCACACAGTCATATGTAGATATTGCTTCAATATCAGTTGTTCCCAATACCACTGGTGGCCGG GTTTACTACTATTATCCATTTTCTGCTCTTTCTGATCCAGCCAAACTCTTTAACGATCTCAGATGGAATATTAGTAGACCCCAGGGCTTTGAGGCTGTCATGCGTGTCAGGTGCAGTCAG GGGCTTCAAGTTCAAGACTATTTTGGCAATTTCTGCAAGCGTGTCCCTACTGATATTGATCTTCCTGCG ATTGACTCGGACAAAACCATAATGGTTACCTTTAAGCATGATGACAAATTGCAGGAAAATTCAGAATGTGCTTTCCAG TGTGCACTGCTTTACACAACAGTATTTGGGCAAAGAAGGATACGGGTCATAAACCTCTCGctttcatgcacaaatatgctCAGCAACCTTTTCCGATATGCTGATCTGGAAACACAATTCACATATGTTGTAAAGCAAG CTGCAAATGGCATTCCATCAACTCCTCTATCTCAAGTTAGGGACCAAGTAACAAATACATGTATCAGTATCCTCCAGTCCTACCGAAAATATTGTACATCTGTAAGTTCTTCTGGGCAGTTGATTCTTCCGGAGGCTCTGAAACTTCTGCCGTTGTATACTCTAG CATTAACTAAAAGCATAGGATTGTGCAATGATGGGAGATTGGATGATCGGTCCTATTGGGCCTCTATTGTCTCTTCAATTTCTGTGTTACTAGCTATTCAATTGGTGTTTCCTAGGATGATTGCCCTCCACGATCTTACATCAAGG GATGATGATGATTCCCTCATACCGAGTCCCCTTACACTCAATAGTGAGAATatacatgatgatggagtttaTTTGTTGGAAAATGGTGAGGATGGTTATATTTATGTTGGTAATTCGGTAGACCCTGTCACCATCGAGCAAATATTCGGTGTCTCGTCTTTGGCTGGAGTATCAAATCAG TTGGTACTGGAGCAATTTGATAATGAACTCTCTAGGAAAGTAAATGAGGTGGTGAATGAAATAAGGCGTCAGAGATGCTCTTACTTGAG ATTGAGACTATGCAAAAAGGGTGACCCATCTG GAGATTTCTTCCGTTCACTATTGGTTGAGGACAAGGCACCGGGCGGCCTTTCCTATGTTGAGTTCCTTGTACATGTTCACAGGCAAATCCAAAGCAAGATGACCTGA